From Cellulophaga lytica DSM 7489, a single genomic window includes:
- a CDS encoding TetR family transcriptional regulator produces the protein MGRKSVSVQRRKEIIKAFYKVAKDIGLENTSIAKVAEHLSISNGLIMHYFKTKDELLIGLNEFILEQHLNIVQNDENGEINSKQKLHNLITSLFSRNWNKYFDDGVFYSCYALIYRKKDFNDSFKSYLQALHTVLHKKLTEAKEHQIISNTNIDEITEVIFALIDGAYYYLGLFNEKTEDYKQKEAIYIKYALNILEFKNE, from the coding sequence ATGGGAAGAAAAAGTGTATCTGTACAAAGACGAAAAGAAATTATAAAAGCATTTTACAAAGTTGCAAAAGACATAGGCTTAGAAAACACCTCTATTGCTAAGGTTGCAGAACATTTAAGCATAAGTAATGGCTTAATAATGCACTATTTTAAAACTAAAGATGAGCTATTAATTGGCTTAAATGAGTTTATATTAGAACAGCATTTAAACATTGTACAAAATGACGAAAATGGTGAAATTAACTCCAAACAAAAACTTCACAATCTAATAACATCACTTTTTTCTAGAAACTGGAACAAATATTTTGATGATGGAGTTTTTTATAGCTGCTACGCCCTAATTTACAGAAAAAAAGATTTTAATGATAGCTTTAAAAGCTACCTACAAGCGCTACACACGGTTTTACACAAAAAATTAACAGAAGCAAAAGAGCACCAAATTATTTCCAACACAAACATTGATGAAATAACAGAAGTAATTTTTGCCTTAATAGATGGTGCTTACTATTATTTGGGACTTTTTAATGAAAAAACAGAAGATTACAAGCAAAAAGAGGCTATTTATATTAAGTATGCGTTAAATATACTAGAATTTAAAAACGAGTAA
- a CDS encoding alkaline phosphatase family protein: protein MGNKIKYVVFVMCLVVQVGFTQQTSKPINNKKVVFVIVDGISTDMLQKAPTPFLDSIANTGSYTKAYVGGKKGGYSQTPTISAVGYNSLLTGTWVNKHNVYGNSIKKPNYNYPTIFKVFKDQYPSKKTAIFSTWLDNRTKLIEGESETKNVELDYAFDGFELDTTNYPHDAYKQYIKKIDNDVAVEAARYIKTDAPDLSWVYLEYTDDVGHGLGDSPQLDDAITYEDALVGKIWNAIKIREAKFNEDWLLVVTTDHGRSPKDGRHHGGQTERERATWIVTNEKNTNSYFKNETLAITDIYPTMLRFLNIDVSKDIAYEIDGTPFIDDVDAYGLSAVKEGDKIVIRWKNNSDKNVKGTIYTSTTNQFKEGKKDTYTKEVTVSLTSEETTLSLKKHTGKMLKIVLETPNNVLNTWYINNN from the coding sequence ATGGGGAATAAAATTAAATATGTAGTATTTGTTATGTGCTTAGTTGTGCAGGTAGGTTTTACTCAACAAACTAGCAAGCCTATAAATAATAAAAAAGTAGTGTTTGTTATAGTAGATGGTATTTCTACAGATATGCTGCAAAAAGCTCCAACTCCTTTTTTAGATAGTATAGCCAATACTGGTAGTTATACTAAAGCATATGTGGGTGGTAAAAAAGGAGGTTACTCACAAACACCAACAATTTCTGCAGTAGGTTATAACAGTCTACTTACAGGTACTTGGGTTAATAAACACAATGTATATGGTAATAGTATTAAAAAACCAAATTACAATTACCCAACAATTTTTAAGGTATTTAAAGATCAATATCCGTCTAAAAAAACAGCTATTTTTTCTACTTGGCTAGATAACAGAACAAAACTTATTGAGGGTGAATCTGAAACAAAAAATGTAGAGCTAGATTATGCTTTTGATGGTTTTGAATTAGACACCACTAATTATCCGCATGATGCTTACAAGCAATACATTAAAAAAATTGATAATGATGTGGCTGTTGAGGCCGCTAGGTATATAAAAACTGATGCACCAGACTTGTCTTGGGTGTATTTAGAGTATACAGATGATGTTGGCCACGGATTGGGTGATAGTCCGCAACTAGATGATGCAATTACATATGAAGATGCTTTGGTTGGCAAAATATGGAATGCTATTAAAATACGTGAAGCTAAGTTTAATGAAGATTGGTTATTGGTAGTTACAACAGACCATGGTCGTAGTCCTAAAGATGGGCGCCATCATGGAGGGCAAACAGAGAGGGAGCGTGCTACTTGGATTGTAACTAATGAGAAAAACACTAACAGTTATTTTAAAAATGAAACCTTAGCAATTACAGACATTTACCCAACTATGCTTCGTTTTTTAAATATTGATGTTTCTAAAGATATTGCTTATGAAATAGATGGTACTCCTTTTATAGACGATGTAGATGCTTATGGTTTATCAGCTGTTAAAGAAGGCGACAAAATTGTTATCCGTTGGAAAAATAATTCAGATAAAAATGTAAAAGGAACAATTTACACTTCTACTACAAATCAATTTAAAGAAGGAAAAAAAGATACTTACACAAAGGAGGTAACAGTGAGTTTGACTAGTGAAGAGACTACGCTATCGCTTAAAAAGCATACGGGCAAGATGTTAAAAATAGTATTAGAAACTCCAAATAATGTGCTAAATACTTGGTACATAAACAATAACTAA
- a CDS encoding SusC/RagA family TonB-linked outer membrane protein, translating to MNFRITFIVMLFVCCFSYGQQTITGSVVDEGNTPLMGVSIVVANTTNGTTTDFDGNYTINAAKGDVLTFSSMGFKTKQITVLNATVINVTLLEDAAALEEVVVTALGIKREKKALGYAVQEVKGASLEKAKEPNLVNSLTGKVAGLNIKNSTDLFQNPEISLRGATPLVVIDGIPDRSADIWKINSDDVESISVLKGATASALYGSAGRNGAIMITSKKGEKGRLTVTVNSSVLFQPSFIKVPDVQTVYGNGNQGQYAYINGLGSGSEGGGWIWGPKVDQLDPSTASGFFETTQYNSPTDAAGNLIPIPFTSRGEDNIKDFFQTGSIQTNNVSVNWGNDKASYRMSVSNVYQKGIVPNTDLGNTSFTIGGTLNPSDNFKVSSNLTYNKQYTDNFPEVGYGPTNYLYNLVLWTGVDVDVKDLRNYWREGQEGYQQRHFNVSYYNNPYFQAYEYERGYDKDNVYGNVAFEYNITPELSVKSTSGINVYSLNRTYKEPKSYVGYGNKSLGNFTNADSRYFDIITDFGLKFEKNFSDNFTLKSEVAYSNYYRKSTAASTQTDGLNIPGFYNLANNAGASYIASNLEQEEAIKSIYGFVDMSFYNAFYLSITGRNDKVSTLPKENNSFFYPSVSGSLVLSSLFDMPQAISFAKLRGSWSRVSEGKIGDDPYSYIQAYDKGTTWNGNTSASFGSSLLSPGLEPETSDTWEVGANVRLFNNRLGLDVAYFEAKDYNNLIYSPISEGSGYESILLNGDEYKRKGLEFVFDAKPIQTANFSWDMLVNFSRFRRFQEEIYGDREQTEGFIKVGERTDQIYANVYQTNANGEVIYENGFPVADPYQRYIGDDDPDWTYGITNTFKYKNLNLSFLFDGRIGGLIYSTTNQKMWWGGKHKGTVNQFRDDANNGVSSYVAPGVKVVSGTATYDVNGNITSDTRTYAPNDVAVNYINFMQTTSNGQNKNYHYYKESFVKLREVTLTYNFPKKALANTPIHEFSLSLIGRNLWLNSDVPNVDPDSGVDALQAPSTRNIGLNLNVKF from the coding sequence ATGAATTTTAGAATTACGTTTATTGTAATGTTGTTTGTATGCTGTTTTAGCTACGGACAACAAACTATTACGGGTAGTGTTGTAGATGAGGGCAATACACCATTAATGGGTGTTAGCATTGTAGTTGCTAATACTACAAATGGTACAACAACAGATTTTGATGGTAATTATACCATTAATGCTGCAAAGGGAGATGTGCTTACATTTTCATCAATGGGGTTTAAAACAAAGCAAATTACGGTTTTAAATGCTACAGTAATTAATGTTACCCTTTTAGAAGATGCTGCGGCATTAGAAGAGGTAGTGGTAACGGCTTTGGGTATAAAAAGAGAAAAAAAGGCATTGGGTTACGCTGTACAAGAAGTTAAAGGGGCTTCTTTAGAAAAAGCTAAGGAGCCTAACTTGGTAAATTCTTTAACGGGTAAAGTAGCTGGTTTAAATATTAAAAACTCTACCGACTTATTTCAGAATCCAGAAATTAGCTTAAGAGGCGCAACACCATTAGTTGTTATAGATGGTATACCAGACCGTTCTGCAGATATTTGGAAAATTAATTCTGATGATGTAGAGAGTATTAGCGTGCTTAAAGGTGCAACTGCATCTGCTCTTTATGGTTCTGCTGGTAGAAATGGTGCTATAATGATTACAAGTAAAAAAGGAGAAAAAGGAAGGTTAACTGTAACAGTTAATAGTTCAGTGCTTTTTCAACCTTCTTTTATTAAAGTACCAGATGTGCAAACAGTCTACGGTAACGGTAACCAAGGGCAATACGCATATATTAACGGTTTAGGTAGTGGCTCTGAAGGTGGTGGCTGGATTTGGGGTCCTAAAGTAGATCAATTAGATCCAAGTACAGCAAGCGGTTTTTTTGAAACTACGCAATACAATAGTCCTACAGATGCTGCTGGTAATTTAATTCCAATTCCGTTTACATCTAGAGGTGAAGATAATATCAAAGATTTTTTTCAAACAGGCTCTATACAAACCAATAACGTAAGTGTAAATTGGGGTAATGATAAAGCTAGTTATAGAATGTCTGTGTCTAATGTATACCAAAAGGGTATTGTTCCTAATACAGATTTGGGGAACACTTCTTTTACAATTGGTGGTACATTAAACCCGTCAGATAATTTTAAAGTAAGCTCTAACTTAACTTACAATAAGCAATACACAGATAATTTTCCTGAGGTTGGTTACGGACCAACAAATTATTTGTACAATTTGGTTTTGTGGACAGGTGTAGATGTAGATGTTAAAGATTTGCGTAATTATTGGAGAGAGGGACAAGAGGGGTACCAACAAAGACATTTTAATGTGTCATATTATAACAATCCTTACTTTCAGGCATATGAGTATGAGCGTGGTTATGATAAAGATAATGTTTACGGTAATGTTGCCTTTGAGTATAATATTACGCCAGAACTAAGTGTTAAAAGCACAAGTGGTATAAATGTTTACAGCTTAAACAGAACGTATAAAGAGCCTAAAAGTTATGTGGGTTATGGCAATAAATCTCTTGGTAATTTTACCAATGCAGATAGTAGATATTTTGATATTATTACAGATTTTGGTTTAAAGTTTGAAAAGAACTTTTCAGATAATTTTACACTAAAAAGTGAAGTTGCTTACTCTAATTACTATCGTAAATCTACAGCTGCAAGTACGCAAACAGATGGTTTAAATATTCCTGGTTTTTACAATTTGGCTAATAATGCAGGAGCAAGTTATATTGCATCTAACTTAGAGCAAGAAGAAGCTATAAAGAGTATTTATGGTTTTGTAGATATGTCTTTTTACAATGCATTTTACTTATCTATAACTGGTAGAAACGATAAAGTATCTACTTTACCAAAAGAAAACAATTCTTTCTTTTACCCATCTGTATCTGGATCTTTAGTTTTATCTAGCCTTTTTGATATGCCACAGGCTATTAGTTTTGCAAAATTAAGAGGTTCTTGGTCTAGAGTGTCAGAAGGTAAAATAGGAGACGATCCTTATAGTTATATACAAGCTTATGATAAGGGAACAACGTGGAACGGTAATACGTCAGCATCTTTTGGATCTAGCTTGCTTTCTCCTGGTTTAGAGCCAGAAACATCAGACACTTGGGAGGTTGGAGCAAATGTTAGGTTGTTTAATAATCGTTTAGGTTTAGATGTTGCTTATTTTGAAGCTAAAGATTATAATAACCTAATTTATAGTCCAATTTCTGAAGGATCTGGGTATGAGAGTATTTTACTTAATGGAGATGAGTACAAGCGCAAGGGCTTAGAATTTGTTTTTGATGCTAAACCCATACAAACAGCTAATTTTAGTTGGGATATGCTTGTAAACTTTAGTAGGTTTAGAAGATTTCAAGAAGAAATTTACGGAGATAGAGAGCAGACAGAAGGCTTTATAAAAGTTGGTGAACGTACAGATCAAATTTATGCTAACGTATACCAGACTAATGCTAACGGAGAGGTTATTTATGAAAATGGTTTCCCTGTTGCAGATCCTTACCAGAGATATATTGGTGATGATGATCCAGACTGGACGTACGGTATTACAAATACATTTAAGTATAAAAATCTTAATTTATCGTTCTTGTTTGATGGTAGAATAGGAGGTTTAATTTACTCTACTACAAATCAAAAAATGTGGTGGGGCGGTAAACACAAAGGTACAGTAAACCAGTTTAGAGATGATGCTAATAACGGTGTTAGTTCTTATGTAGCTCCGGGAGTAAAGGTTGTAAGCGGCACAGCAACTTATGATGTTAATGGTAATATTACTAGTGATACGCGTACGTATGCTCCTAATGACGTTGCTGTTAACTACATTAACTTTATGCAGACAACTAGTAATGGTCAAAATAAAAATTACCACTATTATAAAGAGTCTTTTGTAAAGCTAAGAGAGGTTACACTAACATATAACTTTCCAAAAAAAGCATTAGCAAACACACCTATACATGAGTTTAGTTTGTCTTTAATAGGACGTAACCTTTGGTTAAATTCTGATGTGCCAAATGTAGATCCTGATTCTGGTGTAGATGCATTACAGGCTCCGTCAACTAGGAATATTGGACTTAACTTAAATGTGAAATTTTAA
- a CDS encoding SusD/RagB family nutrient-binding outer membrane lipoprotein, which yields MKKFSIYILCAIFFTVSCTDIEELQDDPNRATAVSPDLLLTNIQTLAFNTVSLNSALASRYLAFTDGVNENQYYNWQQASFANYDNIKQVHKMIEESQNAESEVYAILGKFFNSYFITELTLVFGDVPYSQAIGVDEQIYAPVYDTQEEIFLKVLTDLKSASNELAANDELILGDVIYNGDKLQWQKLINSYYLRVLLMLSNKTDVASLNVVGRFKEVVDNPSKYPLFSSNNDNGALTFVNIQNNRYPLFNNNNLQTAYYLEESFVNKLKTLEDPRLFVFAEKMPSASALDETDFNAYGGLYGSAVFSDNAAKAVAGNASRIAPRYYNDPVNESSLLIGYAELQFILAEAVTKGWISGDASAYYTEGIKASMEFYGITNTDDYLANPNVQLNATNPIESIATQKHIALFLNTGWQMFYDQRRTGYPEFNVDGGGTLNEARIPKRWLYPTSESTNNPKNLEEAINRQFTTGDNINSQMWILK from the coding sequence ATGAAAAAATTTAGTATATACATTTTATGTGCAATTTTCTTTACAGTAAGTTGTACAGATATAGAAGAGTTGCAAGATGATCCTAACAGAGCAACAGCAGTTAGTCCAGATTTATTGCTAACTAACATTCAAACACTAGCATTTAATACTGTTAGTTTAAATAGTGCTTTAGCAAGTAGATATTTAGCATTTACAGACGGTGTTAATGAAAATCAATATTACAATTGGCAACAAGCTTCTTTTGCTAATTATGACAATATAAAGCAAGTTCATAAAATGATAGAAGAGAGCCAGAACGCAGAGTCTGAGGTTTATGCTATTTTGGGCAAGTTTTTTAACTCGTACTTTATAACAGAGCTTACATTAGTTTTTGGTGATGTTCCTTACAGTCAGGCTATTGGTGTAGATGAACAAATTTATGCGCCTGTATATGACACACAAGAAGAAATTTTTTTAAAGGTGTTAACAGATTTAAAATCGGCTTCTAACGAGCTTGCTGCTAATGATGAACTTATTTTGGGTGATGTAATTTACAATGGTGATAAACTACAATGGCAAAAGTTAATTAACTCTTACTACTTAAGAGTTTTGTTAATGTTATCTAATAAAACAGATGTTGCATCCTTAAACGTTGTAGGTAGGTTTAAAGAGGTTGTAGATAACCCAAGTAAATATCCTTTGTTTAGTTCTAATAATGACAACGGTGCATTAACTTTTGTAAACATACAAAACAACCGTTACCCATTATTTAACAACAACAACTTGCAAACTGCATATTATTTAGAAGAGTCTTTTGTAAATAAGTTGAAAACTTTAGAAGACCCAAGGTTATTTGTTTTTGCAGAAAAAATGCCAAGTGCTTCTGCGTTAGATGAAACAGATTTTAATGCCTATGGAGGCTTATATGGTAGTGCTGTTTTTAGTGATAACGCAGCAAAGGCAGTAGCTGGTAATGCATCTAGAATTGCTCCAAGGTATTATAATGACCCTGTTAATGAGTCTAGCTTGTTAATTGGTTATGCAGAGCTACAATTTATTTTAGCAGAAGCTGTAACTAAAGGATGGATTTCTGGTGATGCTTCTGCGTATTATACAGAGGGTATTAAGGCATCTATGGAATTTTATGGTATTACAAATACTGATGATTATTTGGCAAACCCAAATGTGCAACTTAATGCTACAAACCCTATAGAGAGTATTGCAACTCAAAAACACATAGCGTTGTTTTTAAATACTGGTTGGCAAATGTTTTATGACCAGCGTAGAACTGGTTATCCGGAGTTTAATGTAGACGGAGGCGGTACATTAAACGAAGCTAGAATACCAAAAAGATGGTTGTATCCAACAAGTGAGTCTACTAATAACCCTAAAAATTTAGAGGAAGCTATTAATAGACAGTTTACTACTGGTGATAATATTAATTCACAAATGTGGATTTTAAAGTAA
- a CDS encoding toxin-antitoxin system YwqK family antitoxin produces MKKIALVFAFIFSIAIVNAQSTKPVFEKADNKVKATYFHSNGEVAQVGHFLNGKLHGEWTMFNEEGKKIATGNYTEGKKTGKWFFWNKTELNEVDYKNSKIANVTKWNNEGTLVVN; encoded by the coding sequence ATGAAAAAAATAGCACTAGTATTCGCATTTATATTCTCAATAGCAATAGTTAACGCACAAAGTACAAAACCAGTTTTTGAAAAAGCAGATAACAAAGTAAAAGCAACTTATTTTCACTCTAACGGAGAGGTTGCACAAGTTGGACACTTTTTAAATGGTAAATTACACGGTGAGTGGACTATGTTTAATGAAGAAGGTAAAAAAATAGCAACGGGTAATTATACTGAAGGTAAAAAAACCGGAAAATGGTTTTTTTGGAATAAAACAGAATTAAACGAGGTAGATTACAAAAACAGTAAAATTGCCAATGTTACAAAATGGAATAACGAGGGAACATTAGTAGTAAACTAA
- a CDS encoding TonB-dependent receptor produces the protein MKNYLSRKLLGLVFLVSPLFAMAQGEISGTVTDQNNELLPGVNIIIKGTTTGTTTDFDGNYSITAESFPATLVFSSIGFNTKEIVVNAAGKVNMTLQEGLALDEVVLTGNRSKPRTILDSPVPIDNIGVAELTSSGKPTVDRMLTFKVPSFNAQTQAISDATAHYDPADLRGLGPSRTLVLVNGKRKNQSAQVYLNRTPGKGEVGVDLKSIPTAAIERVEVLRDGASAQYGSDAIAGVINMVLKKNAKYTTVSARTGITSQGDGFNFAADANTAFNFGDGGFINLTLGYYNQQLTNRAGSPGIADLPADARPNEIQWATENPELGMKVGQPDLEKGDLFVNLGHPLGENAELYSFHGYSTRKGRSFAYYRAPYWRRGVADSEFLTRSEDFVGYQPSFEAQIDDHINALGVKFDITDTFNADASVTYGSNSVDYTVNNSVNRDYLADNGTSPRTFKPGGYTLSNVVMNLDFANAFTEQLTSSFGVEYKKEYYEAIEGNPLSYYKGGSDSFAGIKPDEAGKWNRDNIAFYAGLDYDITEDLLLGLAGRYEDFSDFGDNFSWKVFGRYKLGDKGAIRGSYSTGFRAPTLHQRYLTNSQYIIVDGSPEPVLQGTLANNNSAVQALGVPSLFAETSRNISAGFTYKINPKFSASIDFYQIHVDDRVLFSSQIGYDGDDASTNPVEQILIDNNVVALQFFINAGDTKTTGADFVLNYRGIDMGQGRFNVSLAANVNETTIDAIETPQVLADNGYNIFTREEKGLITNSRPRSKFILGMDYDTDKFNIGLNNTLFGKVTVTAPETGGIDQDLSSMLVTDLNLSYKVTDKLSFTGTINNLFDVYPDKTLATTNTAEAGGRFQYSSEVQQGGQFGTNFSLGMNYSF, from the coding sequence ATGAAAAATTATTTATCAAGAAAACTACTTGGTTTAGTTTTCCTTGTTTCCCCTTTGTTTGCTATGGCGCAGGGTGAGATAAGTGGAACAGTAACAGACCAAAACAATGAACTTTTACCAGGAGTAAACATCATTATTAAAGGAACAACAACCGGAACAACCACAGATTTTGATGGTAATTACAGCATTACTGCAGAGAGTTTTCCTGCAACATTAGTTTTTTCTTCTATAGGCTTTAATACCAAAGAAATTGTTGTTAACGCCGCAGGTAAAGTTAATATGACTTTACAAGAGGGTTTGGCTTTAGATGAAGTAGTATTAACAGGTAACAGATCTAAACCTAGGACTATTTTAGATTCTCCTGTGCCAATAGATAATATAGGCGTAGCAGAACTTACAAGTAGCGGAAAACCTACGGTAGATAGGATGCTTACTTTTAAAGTACCTTCATTTAATGCACAAACACAAGCAATTTCTGATGCAACAGCGCATTATGATCCAGCAGATTTACGTGGCTTAGGTCCTAGTAGAACTTTAGTTCTTGTTAACGGAAAACGTAAAAACCAAAGTGCACAGGTTTACTTAAACAGAACACCAGGTAAAGGTGAAGTTGGGGTAGATCTAAAAAGTATACCTACTGCTGCTATAGAAAGAGTAGAAGTATTAAGGGATGGTGCTTCTGCACAATATGGTTCTGATGCCATTGCCGGTGTAATTAATATGGTATTAAAGAAAAACGCCAAATACACAACAGTATCTGCCAGAACAGGTATTACGTCTCAAGGAGATGGCTTTAACTTTGCTGCAGATGCTAACACTGCTTTTAATTTTGGTGACGGCGGGTTTATAAACCTAACATTGGGTTACTATAACCAACAACTAACAAACAGAGCTGGTTCTCCTGGTATTGCAGATTTACCTGCAGATGCTAGACCAAATGAAATACAATGGGCTACTGAAAATCCTGAATTAGGAATGAAAGTTGGACAGCCAGATTTAGAAAAAGGAGATTTATTTGTTAACCTGGGGCATCCATTAGGTGAAAATGCAGAACTGTACTCTTTTCATGGATACTCTACCAGAAAGGGACGTAGTTTTGCATATTACAGAGCTCCTTACTGGAGAAGAGGCGTTGCTGATTCTGAATTTTTAACAAGGTCTGAAGATTTTGTAGGTTACCAACCAAGTTTTGAAGCACAAATTGATGACCACATCAATGCCTTAGGTGTAAAGTTTGATATTACAGACACTTTTAATGCAGATGCAAGTGTTACTTATGGCTCTAACAGTGTAGATTATACTGTAAATAACTCTGTAAATCGTGACTATTTAGCTGATAACGGAACTTCACCTAGAACTTTTAAACCAGGTGGATATACATTGAGCAATGTTGTAATGAACCTAGATTTTGCTAATGCTTTTACAGAGCAATTAACATCTTCTTTTGGGGTAGAATACAAAAAGGAATATTATGAAGCAATTGAAGGAAACCCTTTATCATATTACAAAGGCGGGTCTGATTCTTTTGCTGGTATTAAGCCAGACGAAGCTGGAAAGTGGAACAGAGATAATATCGCTTTTTATGCCGGATTAGATTATGATATTACCGAAGATCTTTTATTAGGATTAGCTGGTAGATATGAAGACTTCTCAGATTTTGGAGACAACTTTTCTTGGAAAGTGTTTGGCCGCTATAAATTAGGAGATAAAGGGGCTATTAGAGGCTCATACAGTACTGGTTTTAGAGCCCCAACCTTACACCAACGTTACCTAACAAATAGCCAATACATTATTGTTGATGGTTCTCCAGAGCCTGTATTACAAGGAACACTTGCTAATAACAATTCTGCTGTACAAGCCTTAGGTGTACCTAGCTTATTTGCTGAAACTTCTAGAAATATTTCTGCTGGTTTTACGTATAAAATAAATCCTAAGTTTTCTGCATCTATAGATTTTTACCAAATACACGTAGATGATAGAGTACTATTTTCTTCACAAATTGGTTATGATGGAGATGATGCAAGTACAAACCCTGTAGAACAAATTCTTATAGACAATAATGTGGTAGCTCTTCAGTTCTTTATTAATGCTGGCGACACAAAAACTACGGGAGCAGATTTTGTACTTAATTATAGAGGTATAGATATGGGACAAGGTAGATTTAATGTGAGTTTAGCTGCCAATGTTAACGAAACTACAATTGATGCTATTGAGACTCCTCAAGTTCTTGCAGATAATGGCTATAATATTTTTACAAGAGAAGAAAAAGGTTTAATTACAAATTCTAGACCTAGGTCTAAATTTATTTTAGGTATGGATTATGACACTGACAAATTTAACATTGGTTTAAATAACACTCTTTTTGGCAAGGTAACTGTTACTGCTCCAGAAACAGGAGGTATAGATCAAGATTTATCTTCTATGTTGGTTACAGACTTAAATTTAAGCTACAAAGTAACAGACAAACTTAGTTTTACTGGTACTATTAATAACTTATTTGATGTTTACCCAGACAAAACTTTAGCAACTACAAATACAGCTGAAGCTGGTGGAAGATTTCAGTACTCTTCTGAGGTACAACAAGGTGGACAATTTGGTACTAACTTTAGCTTAGGAATGAACTACAGTTTTTAA